In a single window of the Rhopalosiphum padi isolate XX-2018 chromosome 1, ASM2088224v1, whole genome shotgun sequence genome:
- the LOC132918046 gene encoding thiamine transporter 1-like produces the protein MVAIYLFLLELRPLEPFMTAYLIGPDANLSLNEVATTIEYLKTYASLLTSVLMFMTADYFLYKPNIIFLTVCPCVSYFLMTGAPSVTQLRVSAFGVGAIYSGDMIALCYLYAKIEDVEQYQMATGIVTAAIQLGKVVGDFSAQIIVSATGGIYTILPYCNIFSLLLAIIWACLFPSVEQKNDRLKSKEPCENSSLLKYGVDNERKNIEQKRNTIEIDKGYKTKIFVSKEIWMNFKSSYSNPIVLKKSLWYIVGMGAHILVLSNINVLYSYVIKIPGNHDVLSNGLAESMVTLSGAAGAYLIGKVHWDWARYGDMFTAFCSIVMGTLMMSCYFYHKLIFIYLAYILFGLICQMHFVVIYAEIAKQLKKQCYSLVIEFNFFGSLIVVTILTLILIQYNIMHITIPGRFLFIGGLFSMLGIIFLFICLYDIRKK, from the exons ATGGTGgccatttatttgtttttactcgAACTTCGGCCACTAGAACCTTTTATGACGGCTTATTTAATAGGACCAGATGCAAATTTGTCTCTGAACGAG GTAGCCACCACGATTGAGTACCTCAAAACATATGCGTCGCTATTAACATCAGTGTTAATGTTTATGACTGCTGACTACTTTCTGTACAAgccaaacattatatttttgaccgTTTGTCCATGTGTCTCTTATTTCTTAATGACTGGTGCACCCAGTGTTACGCAGCTGAGG gtgTCTGCATTTGGTGTTGGGGCAATATATAGCGGTGATATGATAGCACTTTGTTATTTGTACGCAAAAATCGAGGACGTAGAACAATATCAAATGGCCACCGGTATTGTCACGGCTGCCATACAACTTGGTAAAGTTGTTGGAGACTTCTCAGCACAAATTATAGTCAGTGCAACCGGAGGGATTTATACTATCTTGCCATATTGCAACATTTTCA GTTTGTTGTTAGCTATAATTTGGGCCTGTTTATTTCCATCGGTTGAACAGAAAAATGATCGGCTAAAGTCAAAGGAGCCGTGTGAAAATTCATCACTTCTTAAATATGGTGTAGATAATGAAAggaaaaatattgaacaaaaacGAA ATACAATTGAGATCGATAAAGGATACAAAACAAAGATATTTGTCTCGAAAGAAATATGGATGAATTTCAAATCTTCATATTCCAATCCGATTGTACTGAAAAAAAGTTTATGGTATATAGTGGGTATGGGAGCGCACATTCTG gttttatctaatataaatgttttgtattcGTACGTGATCAAAATACCAGGAAATCACGATGTATTGTCAAATGGACTGGCAGAATCAATGGTTACATTAAGTG gaGCCGCGGGAGCGTACCTAATTGGAAAAGTACATTGGGATTGGGCGCGTTATGGTGATATGTTCACGGCGTTTTGCTCTATTGTCATGGGGACGCTTATGATGTcatgttatttttatcataaacttatttttatatatttggcatacatattatttggtCTGATATGTCAAATGCATTTTGTCGTAATCTA TGCCGAAATTGCAAAACAGCTAAAAAAACAGTGTTATTCTCTAGTAatagaattcaatttttttggatCTTTAATAGTGGTtactattttaacattaattttgattcaatataatatcatgcatATTACTATTCCCGGAAGG ttTTTGTTCATTGGTGGTTTATTTTCAATGTTAGGTatcatattcttatttatatgtttatatgatataagaaaaaaataa
- the LOC132931776 gene encoding folate transporter 1-like isoform X1, which yields MESWKTITYNVAVYMFFFEIRPLETYLTAYLTGPDGNVSLSEVANTMESIRSYSALTATVIMLTISEYFYKPAIIAFTVCSFIAYILMADLPSLTQLRLGMAGISATSNTYILGFSYLYSQISDRQQYQKATSIVSVSLQLGIFCGSVFSQIIFSTTGGIYTILPYCNASAMFLSVISACLFPTKIRHSFRMVNVLNENSKLLETGLKNKTETREKNIVAMQSIKYNIAMENNLKGLLLNFKTSYSDTVVLKRSILYIISMGSHFQILTNMNVLYSYTISKPGNHDVLLNGYAEAMISLCGAMGAYIIGKLRLDWNYYGDAITAVCSSIMGILMMSCYFYDHLCFIYLSYILYGIVSQMVFVSNCSEIAKRLKNNCYSLVYGFNLLGSLLISTFMTIFLVQINFLDITIPGRFLFIGGLDVCLGVGFFFLSYLRLIKIRR from the exons ATGGAAAGCTGGAAAACAATTACGTATAATGTCGcggtatatatgtttttttttgaaatacgaCCTCTTGAAACATATTTAACAGCTTATCTTACTGGACCAGATGGAAACGTTTCGCTTTCAGAG gtggCTAACACGATGGAATCAATCAGATCGTATTCAGCTCTCACTGCAACTGTCATAATGTTAACCATTTCCGAATACTTTTACAAGCCAGCCATCATAGCCTTTACAGTTTGCTCATTTATCGCCTATATCCTCATGGCAGATTTGCCAAGTTTGACACAGTTAAGG CTGGGTATGGCCGGAATAAGTGCAACATCGAACACCTACATATTAGGTTTCAGCTATTTGTACAGTCAAATCAGTGACAGACAACAGTATCAAAAAGCGACCAGCATTGTCTCGGTCAGCTTACAGCTTGGAATTTTTTGTGGTTCTgtattttctcaaataattttcaGCACCACTGGAGGAATTTATACAATTCTACCGTATTGCAATGCATCTG CTATGTTTTTATCTGTAATTAGTGCATGTCTATTTCCGACAAAAATAAGACATTCTTTTCGAATGGTGAATGTGCTTAACGAAAATTCTAAACTTCTCGAGACtggcttaaaaaataaaacggaaactcgtgaaaaaaatatt GTCGCAATGCAATCTATTAAGTACAATATTGCAATGGAAAACAACTTGAAaggattattattaaactttaaaacatcATATTCGGATACGGTTGTCCTAAAAAGGTCCATTTTGTACATAATCAGTATGGGATCACATTTTcag attttgactAACATGaatgtattatactcgtacactATTAGTAAACCTGGTAATCACGATGTCTTGTTAAACGGATACGCGGAGGCAATGATTAGTTTATGcg GAGCCATGGGTGCCTATATAATAGGAAAACTGCGATTAGATTGGAATTATTACGGCGATGCTATTACTGCGGTTTGCTCCTCTATCATGGGTATTCTTATGATGTCATGTTATTTTTATGACCatttgtgttttatatatttatcatatatattatatggtattgtTAGTCAAATGGTATTTGTCTCAAATTG cTCCGAAATTGCGAAACGATTGAAGAATAATTGCTATTCTCTTGTCTATGGATTTAATTTACTTGGGTCATTATTAATATCTActtttatgacaatatttttggTTCAAATTAATTTCCTGGATATTACTATTCCCGGGCGG tttttattcattGGTGGTTTAGATGTCTGTCTTGGAGtaggattttttttcttatcgtaTCTCAGATTGATTAAGATCCGACGATGA
- the LOC132917233 gene encoding protein Rae1: MLGGSLFSNKSVAAPTNPNKDFEVTQPPDDTISAMAFSPATMQQNFLIAGSWDNSVRCWEVEQSGKTVPKSMQSMTMPILDVCWSDDGTKVFMASCDKQVKCWDLGSNQTVQVAAHDAPIKTCHWVKAPSYTCIMTGSWDKTLKFWDVRSSVPMMTINLPERAYCADVDYPMAVVGTASRGIVVYKLEGKPEMVKTVDSPLKYQHRCVAIFRDKKKQSPTGFGLGSVEGRVAIHYIQPQSSKDNFTFKCHRQNNSGTMNVQDIYAVNDIKFHPVHGTLATVGSDASFAYWDKDARTKLKSSETLDQPITKCCFNSNGQIFAYSTGYDWSKGHEYNNPAKKPQIFLKPCFEDLKPKSST, translated from the exons ATGTTGGGTGGTAGTCTATTTTCCAATAAGTCAGTGGCAGCGCCCACAAACCCTAATAAAGATTTTGAAGTCACACAGCCTCCCGATGACACTATTTCGGCAATGGCATTCAGTCCGGCTACAATGCAGCAAAACTTTCTCATTGCTGGAAGTTGGGACAATAGT gtacgATGTTGGGAAGTTGAACAGAGTGGCAAAACCGTGCCAAAATCCATGCAGTCTATGACCATGCCAATTTTAGATGTCTGCTGGAGTGATGATGGCACTAAAGTTTTCATGGCGTCTTGTGATAAACAAGTAAAATGCTGGGATTTAGGAAGCAATCAAACAGTGCAAGTAGCAGCTCATGATGCACCCATTAAGACTTGTCATTGGGTTAAAGCACCTTCTTACACTTGTATCATGACTGGCTCATGGGATAAAACGTTAAAG ttTTGGGATGTTAGAAGTTCAGTTCCCATGATGACCATTAATTTACCAGAAAGAGCTTATTGTGCTGATGTG gatTATCCTATGGCAGTTGTTGGTACAGCATCAAGGGGTATAGTTGTTTATAAACTAGAAGGAAAACCTGAAATGGTAAAAACTGTAGACTCTCCTCTTAAATATCAACATCGTTGTGTTGCAATATTTAGAGATAAGAAAAAACAATCCCCTACTG gttttgGTTTGGGAAGTGTTGAGGGACGTGTAGCTATTCATTATATACAACCACAGAGCTCTAAAGACAACTTTACATTTAAATGTCATCGTCAAAATAATTCTGGAACAATGAATGTCCAAGACATTTATGCT GTTAATGATATCAAATTTCATCCAGTACATGGTACATTAGCAACTGTGGGTTCTGATGCTTCATTTGCTTATTGGGATAAAGACGCACGTACAAAATTGAAGTCTTCCGAGACACTTGACCAACCAAttacaaaatgttgttttaatagCAATGGTCAAATATTTGCTTACAGTACTGGCTATGACTGGTCAaag ggtCATGAGTATAATAATCCAGCTAAAAAGCCTCAGATATTCTTAAAACCATGCTTTGAAGATCTGAAACCAAAGAGTAGTACTTAG
- the LOC132931776 gene encoding folate transporter 1-like isoform X2 — protein sequence MESWKTITYNVAVYMFFFEIRPLETYLTAYLTGPDGNVSLSELGMAGISATSNTYILGFSYLYSQISDRQQYQKATSIVSVSLQLGIFCGSVFSQIIFSTTGGIYTILPYCNASAMFLSVISACLFPTKIRHSFRMVNVLNENSKLLETGLKNKTETREKNIVAMQSIKYNIAMENNLKGLLLNFKTSYSDTVVLKRSILYIISMGSHFQILTNMNVLYSYTISKPGNHDVLLNGYAEAMISLCGAMGAYIIGKLRLDWNYYGDAITAVCSSIMGILMMSCYFYDHLCFIYLSYILYGIVSQMVFVSNCSEIAKRLKNNCYSLVYGFNLLGSLLISTFMTIFLVQINFLDITIPGRFLFIGGLDVCLGVGFFFLSYLRLIKIRR from the exons ATGGAAAGCTGGAAAACAATTACGTATAATGTCGcggtatatatgtttttttttgaaatacgaCCTCTTGAAACATATTTAACAGCTTATCTTACTGGACCAGATGGAAACGTTTCGCTTTCAGAG CTGGGTATGGCCGGAATAAGTGCAACATCGAACACCTACATATTAGGTTTCAGCTATTTGTACAGTCAAATCAGTGACAGACAACAGTATCAAAAAGCGACCAGCATTGTCTCGGTCAGCTTACAGCTTGGAATTTTTTGTGGTTCTgtattttctcaaataattttcaGCACCACTGGAGGAATTTATACAATTCTACCGTATTGCAATGCATCTG CTATGTTTTTATCTGTAATTAGTGCATGTCTATTTCCGACAAAAATAAGACATTCTTTTCGAATGGTGAATGTGCTTAACGAAAATTCTAAACTTCTCGAGACtggcttaaaaaataaaacggaaactcgtgaaaaaaatatt GTCGCAATGCAATCTATTAAGTACAATATTGCAATGGAAAACAACTTGAAaggattattattaaactttaaaacatcATATTCGGATACGGTTGTCCTAAAAAGGTCCATTTTGTACATAATCAGTATGGGATCACATTTTcag attttgactAACATGaatgtattatactcgtacactATTAGTAAACCTGGTAATCACGATGTCTTGTTAAACGGATACGCGGAGGCAATGATTAGTTTATGcg GAGCCATGGGTGCCTATATAATAGGAAAACTGCGATTAGATTGGAATTATTACGGCGATGCTATTACTGCGGTTTGCTCCTCTATCATGGGTATTCTTATGATGTCATGTTATTTTTATGACCatttgtgttttatatatttatcatatatattatatggtattgtTAGTCAAATGGTATTTGTCTCAAATTG cTCCGAAATTGCGAAACGATTGAAGAATAATTGCTATTCTCTTGTCTATGGATTTAATTTACTTGGGTCATTATTAATATCTActtttatgacaatatttttggTTCAAATTAATTTCCTGGATATTACTATTCCCGGGCGG tttttattcattGGTGGTTTAGATGTCTGTCTTGGAGtaggattttttttcttatcgtaTCTCAGATTGATTAAGATCCGACGATGA